The Suricata suricatta isolate VVHF042 chromosome 16, meerkat_22Aug2017_6uvM2_HiC, whole genome shotgun sequence genome contains the following window.
CGGAGCATCCAGTCCAACCCCCCTTCCCAGctttggggtgggagggggctcgCTTCTGCCTGATTTTGAGTCATTCCGTGCATTTCGCGCTCAGGGCCGCAGGGGAAGCACCGGGTTTGGTCAGGAGCAGGCGTGGGGGAGGCGCAGCCGGAGCCTTTCCCGGAGTTCCCATGGGAGAAGCTAGGCAGCAAGGGAAGCCATGCAGGACGGGCCAGCTCGGATGGCGGCGGGCTCTGGGCCGGAGGGTGGTGCCCAACTGTGTGGGCAGCTTGCCGGGTGGGATTAGGTGGGTCAGGGGAGTTGGGGGAGCTGCTTGGAGCGGTTCGCTTAGGAAAGACCTGTTCAAGGGCAGGTGAGTCATTTGTCTCTAGGAATCAGTAGCCCTGGGAGGGGtggtctctccccttcctctagatgttaaaacaataaaaatacatgaaacataaTTAACACAGAGGTGGGATTAAAAGGTAGGGAAGTGAGGGGGTTGCGCTGTGGCCAGGTTGATCCAAGTTCTGCGTGCAGAGCAGACAGAGGCCTCAGATGGGCCTTGGCCGCCCACCTGGGCCTCAGGCAAATGGCTACCCTCTTGGGTTTCCGCATCTGGTTCAGGTGGGAGTGAGGGCAGTCCCCTTCCTGGGGAGAGAGTAGTACAGTGACAGGCAcaggcagagaggtggggacacAGACGAGGACAGGCAGAGACGGGAGCCCATGGACTGGGTTCAGATGCCTGTACTCAGCACACGGCACGTTACCCTCTGCGGGCAGCCCGCTtgcctcatctggaaaatgggcggCAATGCCACCTGCTGCGCCAGGCTTGGGTGGGTCACCGAAACAAGTGTGGCTTGGAAGTTACTGTTTCAAGGGCCAGGAGCGGGCTCTGGGCCTCCTTGTTTTGCTGCCAAGTGGGTTGATGCTGTTGGCGTTTAGTGAGCCGCTCCTCCGTGCCCGAGTGGCCACgctaggggcccctgggtcgCTTTCGTGCTGCCATAGGCTCAGGGCTGACCATCGGCGTCACGCCACTGGGCGCTGAGGCCCCGGCAGACGGAGCCCGGGGGCACCCAGCCCGAGTGTGCTCCAGCAGGGCTCGGAGCTGAGTGTGTGTGACATCAGCGGCTTGCTCGTGGGCATTCCGGCACGGCACTGGGCCCGGGCACCACGGGCCTCAGTGCTTCCATTTCCCCTGTGGGCCCGCCTTACAGAGCGTCCAGCAGAATGGCTCCATCTACATCCATGTCTACTTCACCAAGAGCGGCTTCCACCCAGACCCCCGGCAGAAGGCCCTGTACCGCCGGCTCGCCACCGTCCACATGTCACGGAGTAAGCACCCCCCGCCATGCGGTGGGCTCCCAGGGCAGGCAGGGCCCcgggctgggggaggctgggacCGGCCGGCCAGAGGGCTCAGAGCAGAGACATCAAGGCTTCCCTGACGGGGgagggtggggctctgtgcgAGGCCAGGCCTGGTGGGAGCAGACACTCTGGAATGGTCTGTGGGTGAGCGACAGGAAGAGTAAGCAGGGGGAAACCGGGAGGACATCGGGGGCTTGTCTCCTGCATGATGTCTGCAACCGCGCCGACGGGCCTTGCACAGATCGCCACCCTTCGGGGGCCCGGCTCCCAGGTGGCCTGTTGGGGTGCTCTCGGGTCCATGTGCTGGGAGGGCCACGCAGCCAGATGAGGCCTCCCGTTCTGTCTGGCTGGTGCTGGCCGCTCACCAGGAGAATCCCGACTCCGTGGACAAAACCCAGGGACTCCAAGTGACCCCGAGAAGTCCAGGGTGAGGGCTGGCCCCTTGGGACTTCCAGCATGGTCCAGCAGCGACCGGGGCTTTTCTCTGCCTAGGGCTTCGTCTTACATTTCAACTCTTCTTGCACATACGCGGGTTAAAATCCAAATAATTCCACATGACTGTGCAAGTCCTGTCTCCTGATCGCCTCTCCCCTTGGCTCCCACACCCCGCTGCTTTCAAGCCCTGGGAGCCGTTTCTCGGCTACTTAACCTCCAAAGTTCCCAGTAGCCGCGCGATGCCACAGTTTCTTGGTTTTTCaactttagatattttttcttagcTTCTTGCTCTGGAAGAGAAAGTCCTAGTAGGGGACTAGGACGCTGATTACGTTAACGTTCAGTGTTTAGGCGCTTTTCAGCGTGTGGCTTATTTGCCTCCCAGCCATGTGGTGGGCAGTTCTCTTCCCCATGCTGCCCAGCTTCTCATTTTGCACGCCCTTGATCGTGGTTGGCGTCTTTTCGCGCCCTCCTTGTGTCTTTGTCCTGGAGTCCACTGTCCCCCAACGCGCAGCCCTGTAGGATCTCACCGTACGTAGGTTTCAGCAGATCTAGAAACTCCATGGCTCCCTCACAAGGTTCCCCGCCCCTTCTTGTGAGTCTCGTGTGCCCGCCCACCTCGCTTTTACTTCATCGCGCCTGGGGATGCAGATCAGAGCCCTCCGGTTGTCCCGTGTGGGGCGCTGAGAGCCATGCTTCTCCTCACGTGGGTTAGGTCTTTCCTAATTTTGGGGGACCCCAAAGGCTGATCTAATCTGTTCGTTGTCACCTGTACTAGGCAAAACAAAAAGTCGGTGACCCTGACTCAGTCTCCAAAACTGATTTGCAAAAGTCCcctcgagtgtgtgtgtgtgtctgtggagcGTGTCTGTGGTGTCCGTTAGTGGGTGTGGCACGGGCAGAGGTGCACGGAGGGAGTGTGGCTTGCATGGGCAGACTCCACAGGTGTGGCCCTGCGAGTGGCATTTGTCGGGGACGCTGGGTTAGATGTGCCGGACACCTCTGAGGCTGCCTTGGACGTGGCCCAGGGCGGGGGTGGCTTGCTTGCCTTCCCTTTGCCCCTGATCATCGCCAGTGTTACTTCCTGGGGTTTTGCCTTTTGGTGAAATGGGATCTGTAGCAACGCGTGGCTGAGACCATAGTCATGGTCAGTGTGGCATGTGCTGGTGTGGGCTGCAAATGGCATCCATGGCTCATGGACCTGAGGAGCCCACCAGGACCCTCCAGGCCACCCCCAGCCTCACAGCTGGGGCCCTGTGGAGCAGGGACTGGGTGAGGGGGACTCGGAGCTGGCCACATGTCAAGTCCGGGGGGAGAACAagccccctctgtctctgtccccagagGGCTGGTGGGTTAGGGCATGGAGGAGCACGGTATCAGAGACCTAACAGCATAGTCCTTTATGTTTCCTAGTGGCCACTTAGTGTTAGTAATGACTTTATTGGGCTCAACGTGTTGTCATTTGAACCTGGAGTCAATGTAGAAAATTCGCAAGGTATCTTCTTCTTTgccttaagttttgtttttggtttgtttttattttttattcttgagagagagacagagcatgaatgggagaggagcagagagagagggaggcacaaaatctgaagcaggctccaggctctgagctgtcagcccagagcccacctgggggctcgaactcatgaactgtgagatcacgaccttgagccaaagtgggatgctcaactggctgagctgCCCAGCCGCCCGCCTTAAGAAACCAAGTGTGTGTTACGCACTCACGGCAGATCTTGGCCTGGCCCAGCCACGCTCTCCATGCCGGCAGCCTCCTGTGGCCAGTGACTGTGCTGGCTGGTGCGGTGCAGGAGCTGTAGCTGCGAGAAAAGGGGACTCTTGTCCCCACAGAATGCAGGCCCGTCCCCTGTTATAGGCCAGTCTGCATGCCACCAAGTCATAGAACGTTtgccacctgagccgaagcccctctcctcctggggccgggccgggcctTCCCTGGACACGGCAGCAGGGCGCGTCCGCCTGGAAGGTTCCCTGCAGGAGGCCACCCTCGGCTGTTTCCTGCTCTCCCTGGATGTGGAGGCAAGGTCTCCAGCGAACGGACACAGTAGAAGCAGCAGGTGTGTCGATGTTAACAAGAGCAGCAGGTCCTGGGCCGAAACCACAGGCCAGTTTCCCAGAAGCCTTTTTGAACTTGAGCTCATGCAGAGAATCCAAAAGTCCCAAGCCCGGGTTCTGAGTGGGTGAGAGGGCTCCGGCCCTGTGGTCGGGGTTAACGTGACGGGCAGGGACGCTAGAGCAGGGGCCACAGCGGTCCTGCCAAGAAGCAGTGGTGTTTTGAACCCCGTTCTCCGGCGGAAGGACTGAAGCCTGAGGAGGTGACGGAGCTCACCAAGGTCCCTCAGGAAGACAGACCCAGGACGTGACCCCAGAGCCCCCACTCTTAGCCGGCTCCCTTTCCCATTTCCCCATCTGGCCCTGGCCctcaggggcaggagggagaagtCATGGGAGGCGCAGGTTGCAGACGAGGAAGAGCCATAAAGTTCCAGgccagggtggaggaggggagacgGGGTGCCAGTGGGCACCGGCCTCCTCTTCCAGGCAGGGCGGCAGGGAGCCCAGAGCAAATGTGGCCTCTGCAAGAGGACGTGAAGTCCACTCCCGGCTGGGGATTCACAGCCCCACGTATGTCTCACATTGGTGGCTTGGGGTCCCCTCCAGAACTGTCCGTGGCCCCCCCGAGTGTGTAGCCGGGTCCCGCTAGTTGCCAGTCCTGGGGTTTGCAGACTGGATGAGGCAACAGACAAGCCAGCCAGAGGGGAGGCAAACATGGGGCCAGGGTAACCAGTGGAGGAGACGAGGGTGGTGAGGGGGGCGGCTGGACGGCCCCCCTGCaattggggtgggtggggaggcgCGGGGAAGAAGGGTGTGCAACCAGGGACCTGAGGGTACGGGGGATGCCTGCTGGGGAGACAGCGGCACCTCCGGAGGCCCGGGTTGGCGGGTGCGAGGGGTGGGTGGGCGAAGGCAGGAGGTCAGTGGGGCCGCGGTGAGTGTGGCAGGCGCCCCGCTGCGGGAGCGGGAGGCTTCTTAGGTTCAGGAGCAGCTGGATGCGAGCTGATGCTTGGTTCAGAGGGGTCGCTCGTCGCCTTGTGGAGAGAAGGTCAGGAGTGGCCGCCAGGAGAAGCATGtggcctggggtgggaggtgcgtgcgggggggggggggggggggggggggggggggggggggggggggggggggggggggggggggggggggggggggggggggggggggggggggggggggggggggggggggggggggggggggggggggggggggggggctgccgaTGGAGTGGATGGAGCGCATTCTGGAGAAGGGGGACTTCGGGTCTTGCCTGGGGCAGTATGACAACATTGGTGTCGCTGTGAGGTGGGGTGCCGGGCGATGGGGTTTGTTTGAGAGCATCGCTGAGGTTCTTCGGCTACTGCTTCTGTCCGTTGTGGGCCGGAGGCCAGGGAGCGGCTGTTGGGGACACGCAGGTCTGGCATCTGGTGCCAGCAGGTCTGATGTCCACCCTCTttgccctgcctcccctcccccaacagtgATCAACAAGTACAAGCGCCGGCGATTTCAGAAAACCAAGAACCTGTTgacaggagagacagaagcagatcCAGAAATGATCAAGGTACACTTGAGCACAGCTGTGGGACCGTGGGGGGCGTCTGGCCCTTCGCAGCCCAGCAGCCAGCGCCCACAGGTTCCCCTCTGGCACTCCCACTGAGCCGCTGCGGGGGCTCGGCCGGGCCACCTCacgtctctgtgcctcagtttcctctctggaAACCGAGTGAGGAACCGGAGCTCCCTCTCCAGCCAGGGAGGACTCCAGGCATAGCAGCCAATACCCGCGGAGTGAGCACTCCGCACATGCAACACGCGTGGCCTCACGTGCTTCCCACCAGCCCCGCCGGGGGTGGGGTCCTGACTCTGTTCCTGTGATCAGACCAGGAGACGTGCTGGCAGCATCACAGCCAGGCCCCAGAGCCCGGGCTGAGCCTGGCACGGAGTGGGCACCTGATGATGTAACCCTGGCGAGAGTTCTCCCCGGCAGGCTGGGGGTACTGGGGGTGTTAACCTGTGATGGGCATCAGGAGCCTCCCTTCTCCACAGGCTGGTCCCCAGTGGGAGGCCTGGTCCCCAAGCATGGAGGCTTCGTGTAGGTCCCACGGCCACACTGTTATGAGACTCCGCTTTGCAGCCTGGCACGTGACCCCAGGCACATCCTCAGGCCTGAGTCTCCTGCTCTGTTCGGTGGCTTCGGGGGGGTGGTCTGTAAAGGCCAGCATGGGGACCCTCTGGGGTGAGCTATTAGCCAGGGTCACCGCAATGGCTGCTCTTCTGCTGTCTCACATGTCACGGGAGCCCTCAGGAGGGAGCAGGCAGGTGCCTCTGGggcccacctcccagccctgcctcatcCCGTCTTCCCTAGAGGGCCGAGGACTATGGGCCCGTGGAAGTGATCTCCCACTGGCACCCCAACATCACCATCAACATCGTGGACGACCACACGCCGTGGGTGAAGGGCAGTGTGCCCCCTCCTCTGGACCAGTGTGAGCCCCCACCTGCCTCGGGCCCTCACCCAGCCTGCCTCCTTGCCTCCTGGCCCCCACTCCCTGagtccccaccacccccagcactcccctttctcttctctgtcctgtGCCTCCTGGTCCCCCTGGCACTTACTGCCTATGTGCCACAACCGGTCCCCTGCAAGTCACATAGCCCATCATCTGGTGGACCCagcttgtgggggtgggggggatggcaTCACCTAAAAACTCAgatttctgacttctttcacaaAGCCGATGTGTGGGAGTCACGGGGCGGCCGTGGCCTGAGCTGAGCTGCAGCTGTCCCGTTCAGGTGTGGCCCGCCCGCCCGTTCTGCCCCACCCTTTCTGCCCTGTCCCCTGCACTGACGTCACGCAGCCCTTCGGCTCCTTGTGGTGTGGCCGGAAAGTGTCCCCTGTCAGAGGGGCCCAATCAGGTCCCTGTAGACACCTGAATTTGCCACCTTTGTTCTTGTTCTTggatggcggggggcggggggcggggaggagggtcCCCCCACCCTCTTGGGTGCCGCTGGCCTCCAGCCCGGGCTGAGCAGTGCCCCTGCCTCATGTGCCCACAGATGTGAAGTTTGACGCCGTGAGTGGTGACTACTACCCCATCATCTACTTCAACGACTACTGGAACCTGCAGAAGGACTACTACCCCATCAACGAGAGCCTGGCCAGCCTGCCGCTCCGCGTCTCCTTCTGCCCGCTCTCGCTCTGGCGCTGGCAGCTCTACGCCGCCCAGAGCGCCAAGTCACCCTGGAGCTTCCTGGGCGATGAGCTGTATGAGCAGTCGGACGAGGAGCAGGACTCGGTGAAGGTGaggggggcagggcggggtgggggcttcCAGCACCTTCTGGGCTGCGGGAGGGGAGGGCAAAGGGAAGTGGCGGCCTGGGGACCTCCAGCCCAGACTCCCTGCCCAGGACCCCCTCTTGTGGCAGGCCCCGGCTGGCGCTGGGGCTCCTGTCTCGAGGCTTCTGTGGACCTTCTTGTCACAGCTTTTCTGTCAGCTCGGCCGGGCCTTCTGGATCTGGACCTGcgttcccctgcccctcccctccgccaCAGCCTGTCCCCTTGGCCCTGAGCTCCAACTCTCTCTGACTGTGTCCTGGAACATCTGTTGTTCGTTCCTACCTTTTTCCCCGCCTGTGTCCATGACCTAGAGACTCAGCGGCACCTCCCTGGACTTGTCTTTGGTGTTGAGTTGCTGGTCTTCAACCCAGCTGTCCCTTCATGTGTCTTGGTCACCCTGCCTCGCCCCATCACTGTCTACATCCCCCCCATCTGTAAAGCATTTGCCCGCCTCTCTGTGCCCACCTGCCCATCCTGAGCCACTCTCCTGCCTCAGGGCAGCCCCTGGGCTCCGGTCGTCTGGGGCCCAGGGAAGAGGAGCGGGGCTGGCTAATGACCGTGATGCAATGGTCACCCCAGGCAAGGGCACGACAGTGCTCACTgacatctccccccacccctaggTTGCCCTCCTAGAGACCAACCCCTACCTGCTGGCACTCACCATCATCGTGTCCATCGTCCACAGTGTCTTTGAGTTCCTGGCCTTCAAGAACGGTAGGGTTGGGACCCTGGGGCCGATGAGAGGCCACAGGGGCTGGGGATAGGAGGGTGTGTGGTGGGCCCAGGgcctcttcccccttcttcctcagTCTCCATGGGTTCTCCCTCTACATGGGGTCTCTCAGCCCCACTCTCCAGAGCCCTGAGGAGCTGGGGACGGTAATGGCCCCAAAACTCCCAGCCCAGAAACTCCCAGCCAGCAGGTGTGGCACCAGGGAAGGAGCTGGCGTGCTGTGCCGGAAGAAGCCAGGCCGGCACCACCAGGGGGCTGGGGAACTCCAGGGCCGGGAGCAGGGAAGCCCCAGGGTTGCTCCTGCGACCCTGTACAGCCTCTCTTCCCTGGGGGAGGCCCCTCAAGGCTGCGTAGATGGGGCCCACCTCGGTGGCAAGGCAGCAGCCCTGTCCCCAGAAGGCCCGTAGGTTCCAAAGGCCAAAAAGGCTGATGGCCAGCATTTCAGGGAGGACAGgccaggtgccaggcactgttcttagTGCCCTCACCGTCCAGCCTGCTGAGTCTCCACGGCCCCAGCCCCACCAGGAAGCCTGTCGTCAGCTCTGTGTGTAGGAGTAGGTAGGTGGGGGCTCAGGGAGGCTAAGTAACTTGGCCATAATCACACAGCTGCCATGTGACAGAGCCAGAGTTTGGACCCAGGCAGGGGCTCCAGCATTGCTTTGTCCTCTAAGCCCTGGgggtcccttcctcctccccagagaGCTGTAGTCTGGGGGGGCCTGCTGCCCCATAGCCTACCCAAGCAGCAGTCATGGGCATTAGCATCATTGAGACAGTACAGCCGTGACCGAGAGTTACCTTCTAGAAGTTTGTAACTTCCAAATTGGACAGAAGGTGGTGGCAACACTGGTAGCCGGGCCTGGGCACACCCTGGCCCACAGACTTCCTGCTGACTCCCAGCTGGCCGCCTCGGGTCCCTCTTCCTCCTGGGAGATGCGGGCACAGAGGGCACGGCCCCTCGCCCAAGGCCACTCAGCAGGGGGTGGGCCCTGGGCGCCTTTACTCCTCATGCTGGTCGCCTCCCTGGTCTGAGGTGGGACTCAGATCCACCCGCCTCCCAACAGGCCCCATCTCCACACCCGCTCTTCCCGGTCAGGCCTGGGGGGATTCTGTGAGTGTCCCCGGCATCTGATGGGGGCCAGGCGAGCATGCCAGAGCAGGGCAGCCGGCCTTGCATGCTGATGTGGAGCCAGCCCCGAgtgggcctgggcctggctctgCTTCTGTGGGACGGGCACTGTGGCGGGTCAGCTCCCTGGGCTGCGGGGGgagccctgctcctgctcactgtggcccctgggaggccagggcccagggaggggctggcctgGCCCTGTGGGTGGGGTCTGCGGAGCACTCGAAGGAGCTGGGGTTGAAGACCAGGGCCCAGGCCCTCGTCTACACCCCAGGTGTGTCTGAGGTCCCCCAGGGTTTAAGGGCAGTGGGCCGGAGGAGCCCATCTTGAAGTGTGTGTCCCAGAGCTTCCTGCCCAGGGTATGTAGCGTGGCACCAGGGTGGACAGCCTAGGTCTGGTGTCATGCAGACCCAGCTTCCGTCCAGATTCGGCCCGGCCAGGCCATGCGGCCTGAGGAATGTGGCTCCCCTGGCCAGCCTTAGCACCTGGCCTATGGCAGTGGTCACCGTCCCCATCAGACTGCACCCTGGGTGCGAGGAGGTGGTCGATTTAAGGACCACAGAGGTCCTGCCTGTCTGCCACTTTGGCAGAGACTTTACGGGGAGTGGAGGGTGATGTGCGCCCCTCCCCTCGGCCGAGCCGGCACCGCTCCGACATGTTGAGGGTCTGGGGATGAGGCCTGAGGGAGCTGCAGGAGGGACTTGGAGGCTCTGCAACCCCTTGGCTTCCCCCCAACTTTTGTGCGCAGACATCCAGTTTTGGAACAGCCGGCAGTCTCTGGAGGGCCTGTCGGTGCGCTCCGTCTTCTTCGGCGTTTTCCAGTCTTTCGTGGTCCTTCTCTACATCCTGGACAACGAGACCAACTTCGTGGTCCAGGTCAGCGTCTTCATCGGGGTCCTCATCGACCTCTGGAAGATCACCAAGGTCATGGACGTCCGGGTAAGGCTGGGCCACTGCATTCTTCTGGGGCCCACCAGGACTGGGAAGGGTGGTTGTCTGCGCTGGCCGGACCCTGGAGCTGGCCCCTGGGGGTTTCCCAGTGCCTGTGCACTCCCAGGACCAAGGGGATTTTCGCACCAGGGGAATTTTTGGGTCACACGTGGGACAGGGGAACTGGGAACAGTgaggaagggtgggggtgggggccagcgTGGTTGCCGACCacggcctccctcccctccccgtctGCAGCTGGACCGGGAGCACAAGGTGGCAGGACTCTTCCCCCGCCCGACCTTCAAAGACAAGTCCACGTACATCGAGTCCTCTACCAAAGTATATGACGATGTGAGTGTCGTCCACCGTGGGCCCCGGAGAGGGTCTCCAAGCACCCACACGCCTCCAGGGGACCCCGGAGACGGGCAGCGGGTGGGGGGTCGGGCCTCTGCCTACCAACTGACGGCGCCCTTCTTTATGGCCGGTGTCCCACCCTCCGGTGTTCCATGTCTGCCATGCATACTTCCTATCTGAGTCCAGAGTTCCCAGGGCCGCCTGGAAATTCCCCCGGCCTGGCCTGCCGGACCAGGTGTGGGTGGGTGAGGGCGGGGAGCTGGGTGCCAGCCCTGCCCTGCGCCCCGCAGATGGCGTTCCGGTACCTGTCGTGGATCCTCTTCCCACTCCTGGGCTGCTACGCCGTCTACAGCCTCCTGTACCTGGAGCACAAGGGCTGGTACTCGTGGGTCCTCAGCATGCTCTACGGCTTCCTGCTGACCTTCGGTGAGCGCCCGCGGCGCGCACCCAGCCCAGTGTGCGGGGACTTCTCCAGGGACAGGGACAACCCGGGGGAGGGAGGCACGCGAGAAtccctgaggggtgcctggtctGGCGTGGGGGTCAGTGAGGACTTCTGGGAGGCCACGCACAGGATCTTTCAGTATGTCCGTGTCCCCAGGGTCCCCCTTAGAGTAACTAGGCCAACGGGCGAGCGAGCTGGGGCACCAGGGAGGTGCCCCAGAGGGGCTGACGTAAAAGGGGCTTGGGGAGACCTCTACGGGGATGACGGGTAAACCGAGGCCTGCAAGCTGCCCCGGGGCAGGGTGAGGGCGCCTTAGGGAGATGTGTCTGGGCATGTGAGTGGTGAGGCGGGGTGGCAGGAGCGGAATGCGGAGGCAGGACTGGAGATGTGACCCGAAAGGTCGGGGGTCAGGACGC
Protein-coding sequences here:
- the CLPTM1 gene encoding cleft lip and palate transmembrane protein 1, with the translated sequence MAAAQEADGAGSAVVAAGGGGSGQVTSNGSIGRDPPAETQPQNPPPQPAPNAWQVIKGVLFRIFIIWVISSWFRRGPAPQDQAGPGGAPRVASRNLFPKDTLMNLHVYISEHEHFTDFNATSALFWEQHDLVYGDWTSGENADGCYEHFAELDIPQSVQQNGSIYIHVYFTKSGFHPDPRQKALYRRLATVHMSRMINKYKRRRFQKTKNLLTGETEADPEMIKRAEDYGPVEVISHWHPNITINIVDDHTPWVKGSVPPPLDQYVKFDAVSGDYYPIIYFNDYWNLQKDYYPINESLASLPLRVSFCPLSLWRWQLYAAQSAKSPWSFLGDELYEQSDEEQDSVKVALLETNPYLLALTIIVSIVHSVFEFLAFKNDIQFWNSRQSLEGLSVRSVFFGVFQSFVVLLYILDNETNFVVQVSVFIGVLIDLWKITKVMDVRLDREHKVAGLFPRPTFKDKSTYIESSTKVYDDMAFRYLSWILFPLLGCYAVYSLLYLEHKGWYSWVLSMLYGFLLTFGFITMTPQLFINYKLKSVAHLPWRMLTYKALNTFIDDLFAFVIKMPVMYRIGCLRDDVVFFIYLYQRWIYRVDPTRVNEFGMSGEAPTAAGALPPPPTPAPATTTAAAATAREEASTPPPAKPTQGASSATEPQEAPPKPAEDKKRD